GAGATCGAAAGGATATGGGTCAAAGAGGCTGAAGCGCGTTGGGCGGCTTTTGAACGCGGTGAAGTCGAGACGGTGCCTTACGAATCCGTGATGGCCAGATATCGTGACTGCTG
The window above is part of the Desulfuromonas sp. TF genome. Proteins encoded here:
- a CDS encoding addiction module protein, which codes for MRGCLIRTGCLYKPDAEIERIWVKEAEARWAAFERGEVETVPYESVMARYRDC